atggagaaaactaagcaaagaggttaatatatatctgtggaaagtctagggtgagagaggtcagtacaaagaaaaaacaaagaaaaaatcagacaacttctagatcccacaatttacaagaaactgaaacaagaccccactaacaaaatcaccagaaaaacgaacactctaatcaagaactcctccattaactttgacatacgccaacagctgtgcaaatcagaagccctcccacccaggctttacggactccccaaaatccacaaggactccatcccactcagacccattgtaagtgccattggatcgccgacttacaacctggcaaaatttctggctacacagctacaaacccacattgggctcactgcacattatatcaaggactctacacactttatagaaaagatcagcaacctcaatctaagcaccaaggacatcctgatcagctttgatgtggtgtccctttttaccaaagtcccagtagctgacaccctcatactaatcaaacaaaacttcccagaagacatcacagccctgtttcaccattgcctcaccactagctactttcagggggacactggattctatgaacagaaggatggagtggccatggggagccctctcagcccagtagtagcaaatttctatatggaatactttgaaaaacaggccctagaaacagcaccaaaaaagccaactgtttggttcagatacgtagatgacaccttcaccatttggagccatggagaggaagaactcagcaagttcctggaccatcttaacagcatccacccaaacatccaattcaccatggaaaaagaaaaggaaggaaaactgccatttctagatgttctggtcatccgcaaacccaatcaacaattgggccacacagtttacagaaaacctacacacacagatagataccttcataaaaactccaaccatcacccaagtcaaaaaaggagcacaatcaaagccctgacagaccgtgcacaaagaatctgcgaacctcacctcctccaaggtgaactcaaccacctaaactgggctctccaggccaatggagactccaccacggacatcagaagagctgcaaggccaagaacaagccatgagagtcaagacaaagatccacccagaggaaaggtgtccttaccatacatcaagggaactactgaccgcatagggaagctgatgaagaagcacaacctacaaactatctacaaacccacgaagaaaatccaacaaatgctacggtcagcgaaggacaagagggatcctctctcttctgcaggagtctaccagataccatgcagctgtggacaagtctacatagggaccaccaaacgcagcgcccaaacaagagtcaaagaacatgaaaggcactgcagactaattcaaccagagaaatcagccatagcagagcatttgatgaaccagcctggacacagaatactatttgagaacacaaaaatgctggaccattctaacaactatcatgtcagactacacagagaagccattgaaatccacaagcatgtggacaacttcaacagaaaggaagaaaccatgaaaatgaacaaaatctggctaccagtattacaaaactcaaaaatcagaacagtaaataaaaagcaatactctgaaaacagaggatttccagacatgaatcaaccaagggcagttaacgactctaaacaaaggatgccccagaggcaggaagaagacagcagataagcttttcaatgctaatttaagtgattaactacacaacattcatactgacctctctcaccctagactttccacagatatatattaacctctttgcttagttttctccatacctcaccacctctgaggatgcctgccatagatgtgggcgaaacgtcaggagagaatgcttctggaacatggccacacagcccaaaagacatacaacaacccagaggaataatagtttttatccaattgctgctctacccacttggtctcctagcaacctactcagcccaggggacaggcacagttaggcctcacttaggcctcttccacagattatcagattttaactggattatatggcagtgtagactcaaggcccttccacacagctatataacccatttagaatcttatattatctgctttgaactggattatcttgactccacactgccatataatccacttcagtgtgcatactaaacataaagactaccatacaacagacattcaataccaccactacctcaacaatttctcaccaacaccaccagacaacgccacagcaacgcgtggccaggcacagctagtgtgtgtgtgtgtgtgtgtgtatatatatatatatatatacacacacacacagtagagtctcacttatccaagctaaatgggccggcagaagcttggataagcgaatatcttggataataaggagggattaaggaaaagcctattaaacatcaaattaggttatgattttataaattaagcaccaaaacatcatgttatacaacaaatttgacagaaaaacgtagttcaatactcagtaatgttatgttgtaattactgtatttacgaatttagcaccaaaatatcacgatatattgaaaacattgactacaaaaatggcttggataatccagaagcttgaataagtgaggcttggataagtgagactctactgtattcattctattattctattattattgtagtatattattatattattactattatattattattatattattcattattcatgactacgttgaaactacaatagagagaaatcagcaagtggtaccatagattgatgtacatggaaataatgttagtactgtaaatagtttttgatttattaaatacagttatatatttttgttatatttttgttatttaaactatatatattgtgaatttatgttttttttcttgaagtgacacaccacccaagtcatgctaggtttttttttggtgaattttgacacaccaagcgcaaaaggttgcccatcattgttatagatcaggggtccccaaactaaggcccgggggccggatgcggccctccaaggtcatttacctggcccctgccctcagttttataatataatatttttatatcattttaaataatataatatattgtatatacatataatattgataataatattataatgttatacaatataatactaataataattccatataataatattaagtatatgttatatattacatataatattacagtatagtggtatagttcaatatagtaatatataatgctaatgtgatatgctaataatataatatattgtatgtacatacagctgctctgagtccccttcggggtgagaagggcgggatataaatgtaataaataaatgtagtaaatgaataaataaataattttagacttcaaaggtaaaggtaaaggtttcccctgacattaagtccagtcgtgtccaactctgggggttggtgctcatcttcatttctaagccaaagagccggcgttgtccatagacacctccaaggtcatgtggccagtatgactccatggaacgccgttattttcccgccagagcagtacctattgatctactcacatttgcatgttttcgaactgctaggttggcagaagttggagctaacagcgggcgctcactctgctccccgggtttgaacctgggacttttcgctCTGcacgttcaacagctcagtgctttaacacactgagccatcggaggctccaattttagacttagcctcacccaaagtctgaaatgacacaacaacaatcctaattaactatctcattggccagaagcaggtccacacttcccattgaaatcctgataggtttatgttggttacaattgttttcatttttaaatattgtattgttctttcattgttgttgttgttttgcactacaaataagacatgtgcagtgtgcataggaacttgtttttttttttttccaaatgataattcggcccctccacagtctgaaggattgtggactggccctcttctctaaaagtttgaggacccctgttatagatGATAGTCCTGGGTTAGATGGATATAAAGCTTGTTTGTGTTATTATACGCCAagaatcttggacaagtcacacactctcagccctatCTTGGACAGCAAAGATCTCCAGTTAGCACCAGACaaaagagaaaatatttctgCATTGGCAAGCCCGGCTTCCTATTTGTATAACAAAACAAGCTTTCATACCACTGGAAGGGCCACAGAGTCAAGGATTTGATACAACGGCACTGCACATTTAAAGTCTCCTATCAGGATCTATTTTCTCGATGAGCTGACCTGGAATTTGCGCCGTAGAGCCTGGGTCATGAGTGGGGTCAGTCCCGTCCCGGTTTCAGCATTCTCTTTGTTAGTTAATGGGGTTCCACCTGGGCTCCTGGAGAGATAAGAAAAGCAAAGAGTACCCAAAGAGAATCTCCATTCAGACAGAATCCCTTCACCGTTTCCCACTAATGCTCAGAAAGGAGAACAGGAGTAGTTATTACCTCTTAATAGCAAGCTTTTTGAGGTGCTTTCGAAAGTCTAAAGCACCTTTGCTGGGAGTACTGGGTGGAAAGAGAGagcaaagattaaaattaaagacAGGATTTATAAAGCATTATATTTCGGTCACCTTTAAGTAGATAATTGTTAAAATAATCTTATTTTAACAAAGACAgcaaagacagttccatcttgtctcctttgcatcaccctcccccctcccaccagtaacatgctatgctaattatatatgtgtatgtgtgtgtgtgtgtgtgtatatatatatatatatatacacacacacacacacatacatgtatacatatatacaatactagctgtgcccggccacgcgttgctgtggcattgtctggtggtgttggtgagaaattgttgaggtagtggtggtattgaatgtctgttgtatggttgtctttatgtttagtatgcacactgaagtggattatatggcagtgtggagtcaagataatccagttcaaagcagataatataagattctaaatgggttatatagctgtgtggaagggcctggagtctacactgccatataatccagttaaaatctgataatctgtggaagaggcctaagtgagcctaactgtgcctgtcccctgggctgagtaggttgctaggagaccaagtgggcggagcttagccttcaaactggcagcaattggataaaaactattattcctctccctgtaattaggactttatttttcatttctttttgttgtatcaacctagagccgtgaatgatgggttgtgttgtcaaattttgaggttggggggcctgtagttttgttgttttgtccgctgccctgatgccatcactcttttatatatatagatagactagctgtgcccggctacgcgttgctgtgatgttgtctggtggtgttggtgagaaattgttgaggtagtggtggtattgaatgtctgttgtatggttgtctttatgtttagtatgcatttggttgtttgtgtactgtgaaagtggtgaggatagaggacactgtttatgttggattagtgagactctactgtatatttataatcttatattatctgcctagaactgccccttctacacagctgtataaaatgcacactgaagtgaattatctggcagtgtggactcaagataatccagttcaaagcagataatataagattctaaatgggtaatatagctgtgtggaagggccttgagtctatactgccatataatccaattaaaatcagataatctgtatcttataggcagtgtggaagaggcctgaggcctaactgtgcctgtcccctggactgagtaggttgctaggagaccaagtgggtggagcttagccctctaactggcagcaattggataaaaacaattattcctttccctctaattaggactttatttttcttttctttttttgtatcaacctagagccgtggatgatgggttgagttgtcaaatttcgaggtggggggcctgtagttttgttgttttgtctgctgccctaatgccatcactcttttatatatatagaagataatttacaataatacataatattataatatattgtatatgcatatattaatACTAttctgtaatacaatataatgctaatacagtagagtctcacttatccaagctaaacgggctggcagaagcttggataagcgaatatcttggataataaggagaaattaaggaaaagcctattaaacatcaaattaggttatgattttacaaattaagcaccaaaacatcatgttatacaacaaatttgacagaaaaagtagttcaatatgcagtaatgttatgttgtaattactgtatttatgaatttagcaccaaaatatcatgatatattgaaaacattgactacaaaaatggcttggattatccagaggcttggataagcgagactctactgtaatgcaatataataatattaattatatattatatagtacatgtaatattactaataatattacaatatattgatatagtacaatatagtaatttattgccagtattgtgctatgctaataatatattatagtatgtaaatttaatttgtaagccgctttgagtccccttcagggtgagaagggcgtattataaatgtattaaataatgtattaaatatttatttaaatgtattaaataaataaacaaataaataaacaataaattattTATCTGTACATTAGCAGTACAGACAGATATGAATAGAGCCTACAAGCCTAACTATTAAcacactgtatataaaatattgataaaaagAGTTCAGTAAGTCAAAATCCTAGTGTCAGTGGTACCATCTATTTGCAAtacatattattaattatttgttGCTTTCAGTAAAAATGAAGCTAGAGTTGCTATGTGGCCCAAGATTCATGTTAACCAAGATCACCCATCGCAGAAAGATTCTTACATTAAATGATTAGTGACACGAACAAGCGGCCGTGGAGCTTTGGATTTCAGGTTGATGTTTTGCAAATCTGAGACTGTGACTAATGCCTTGCGTTGCTCAAATGGTGATCCCTTCTgcaatttaaaagaaaagaaaatattgttattgcagcatatatattttaaacgAGGGGACATCAGACTCTGGGGTCAAATTTGGTCTTTCTTGGATGGCTATCCAAcactcagttatccaatgttctggattatccaatgcatttttgtagtcaatgttttcaatacatcatgatattttggtggtaaatttgtaaatacagtaattactacatagcattactgcgtattgaattactttttctgtcaaatttgttgtataacatgatgttttggtgcttaaaatcataaccttttttgatgtttaataggcttttccttaatctctccttattatccaacatattcgcttatccaacgttctgccggcccgtttatgttagataagtgagactctactgtactagcaaccataatagaataaataataaatgtaataataatacagtataaatgtaataataccaataataatagagaaaattatattaattgaggcatcagtaggttaaatgtttttgaatatttacataaaactgtaatttaagataagactgttcaactctgatcaaatcattattctcatcttcttcaatgtaaatgtgcttaaatatccttttaatagtaatagagtaaaataatacatgtaataataataataataaacacaggaaaacaatgcatgtaataatagagtagaataataactataataataataagatcagagtgaaataataattgtattattattattattattattaataataataataataataataataatagagtaaaataaatgtaatacagtactaGCAACcataatagagtaaataataaatgtaataataatacagtaaaataataaatgtaataataccaataataatagagaaaaataataaatgtaccatatattctcgagtataagctgacccaaatataagccaaccaggattctcacctgagtataagccgaggggggcttttttagtcctaaaaaaagggctgaaaaactaggcttatactcgagtatatacagtaatttattggTCTGATGAAAAAGATACACCATCATCCAGCAGCAGCTCTCAAGTCAGCTCAGAATATTAAACCCGAAGAATAGTAAACATACTGCTTCAGAATTACCTTGTCAATCCCAGTGCCGTCCTGTGTTTTCTTTAGTTTTACATTCAGGAGATCCTGGAGTGTGATTTGCATGGGTACATCTTTTTTCGATGAGGTTGCCTGAGGCTAAGCAGGGCAAGAGAAGTGAAAATTTGGTAATAACGTTGTCCACTCTGTCATGACACTAATACACAGACCTGCTGTTTCTAAGATACGTTACCTGCATCTTGATCCCACCGGTCTTTCTGAAGCAAAGAGGTGCTGgtggaggaggtggtggaggGAGAGGCGGAGGCGGAGGTGGCGGGACAGGTGGCACCATCGGTTGGGAAGGAAGAGGCACCGGTCCTGGAAAGCCAACCTCTGTCTTTCCAGGAAAAGCCAGCAATGGACTCCCTGAGCCTTGGCAAGCAAGTGTTTCAGCAGAAGTAGCAGCAACTCCATTCTGGTgaacaggagaaaaaaaagagacctcaaaacattcccttggttaagagggagggaggctttggaaaagtaaacactgataagggagggtaagatgagggataaatatatcatatattgcttgaccttgacccgattataagccgggggaggctatttcagctcataaaaagggctgaaaaactcggcttatctttgcgTATATACAGTTACTAAAATATgtgaatgtgggatttgtgtattgatagtgtttgaatgaaatttgtgtcttgcctgcattgcatactgattgcatcatccagagtgtgctatagtctggaaagagttaattgctgagaagctctgatgaccttgatgtgtggctggaactgggaagtgtccagacacaagagtgtgcattgctgattgcatcagttctgttctgagtagagtcaagtcctgtgtttgtctgcaaatctgtttgtcttgattattactgaagtcagtaaaacttgtatatagttttaccatcgtctctgatgtctcttcattctgcgttccactgattccatccaactactgctgcgctgcagttactctgacaattggttatgggccccgATTGCCAAATtgagaaaacaatttaaatgacccatcagctaaagcaggggtccccaaactaaggcccgggggccggatgcggcccatcaaagccatttatccggcccccacagcacaagggcagaagggggttgggctaaatgacccaaggggtctcttcttctcttacaacccttattattattattattattattattattattattattattattattattattattattattattagaaacacaacaagatgagtccacagcagacactctgctggctgttgaattggatcatacgtcggacacttcccaagtgtctagaactgtgtgatgtatcggtgaataatgtgtgcagatcccagtcaggtggccttctgcagctggcaggtggtaattttgtcagtgccgattgtgtttaagtgcaggccaaggtcttgaggcactgcacccagtgtgcccatcaccaatgGGACCACCCtgactagcttgtgccagagtctttgtaattcgatctttaaatcctcatattgtatcagcttttccagttgtttctcctcaatcctgttgtcacctgggattgcagtaTCGATaattcatactttgttttttaacatgattgtgaggtcaggagtattgtgttccaaaaccctgtattattattattattattattattattattattaacattgaggctgggcggccttctgtcagggatgctttgctggtgctttcggtgcacaaaggcagaaggggattggactcgatgtcccaaagggtctcttccaaccctcttttttattgttgttgttgttattattattattattattattattattattattattattattatttgttattgctcggtggccaactatagtccggccctccaacagtccaaaggatcgtgaactggccccctgtttaaaaagtttggggacccctgagctaaagTAACAGTTGCTCCTTCTGTTGACTGCACATCTCTCAGAAAATAAATATTGTTCATAATATGGTGAGTTGCACCTGAGTCCAGCACCCACTTGTTGGTTTGTCTATTGtctataataattaaaataatcaaaatatatCCTTAAAATACAGACAAAGTAGGATACAGACAAACTTTGCAAAGAGTAACTGACCTGAACCAATGATTGTAGCCTTAAAAATTCCGTTTCTAGCTTTTCTAACCGT
This genomic window from Anolis carolinensis isolate JA03-04 unplaced genomic scaffold, rAnoCar3.1.pri scaffold_7, whole genome shotgun sequence contains:
- the prr11 gene encoding proline-rich protein 11; the protein is MCKSKRRQCQWRARRKYVMKRRKGMIQPQRPKVLPSEPTESPRTQNRPLCFRPSAVLSLTGAMKPLLTTATGCCLWCWKTVLQIFDVMKSSVFPSVAYRQELHTLRERLEKLETEFLRLQSLVQNGVAATSAETLACQGSGSPLLAFPGKTEVGFPGPVPLPSQPMVPPVPPPPPPPLPPPPPPPAPLCFRKTGGIKMQPQATSSKKDVPMQITLQDLLNVKLKKTQDGTGIDKKGSPFEQRKALVTVSDLQNINLKSKAPRPLVRVTNHLITPSKGALDFRKHLKKLAIKRSPGGTPLTNKENAETGTGLTPLMTQALRRKFQLAHPKSPSPAQLPNGGSFEEQS